A section of the Ancylothrix sp. D3o genome encodes:
- a CDS encoding calcium-binding protein, translated as MSYTDSNNTFGEAVNLGSLPSTNILSGRGMVGNQDPFDYYRFTVNSTAPVTINLSTFLGDRQNSSLELYSSNDFYFPIGRSYNSPFGASDTESISLTLTPGTYYAAIIGQAAWDVSDPMSYSLNVISPLSPPPPPPPPPPPPNQTLYGTSGNNLIVGGAGNDTIWGRQGNDTLQGLGGNDWLYGEEGGDSLDGGEGDDRLFSSNDTQGSSGDVFVDILHGGSGNDSLRGDYGNDELYGGDGNDQILGGFGHDNLQGGLGSDWLSGDEGDDKVFGSQGIDFLYGGLGNDLIDGGSDNDDLWGDYGNDELFGGDGNDELFGGLDEDNIEGELGNDRLLGDEGDDKLFGSQGVDSLYGGLGNDWINGGADNDQLFGDIMPANLAIPSNDTLVGEAGNDYIDGHQDNDSLSGGTENDTLLGGLGNDSLLGDGGYDSLDGGDGNDLLRGGTEDDVLLGSGGNDTLFGETGHDNLDGGEGDDVIEGGDGTDILKGRTGNDTLNGGESQDELIGARGNDSLYGGASNDRLYGDDGNDTLVGFGAQVSGSQFDQLTGGFGEDLFVLGISSTFAGTAFTDGVASILDFNRTEGDKIQVYGKASDYTLSPFFAGTSIAYQGDVIGIVNTSITTSDLKFVAPIIVSIPTTPIFPFGGSFGL; from the coding sequence ATGAGTTATACAGATAGCAACAATACATTTGGGGAAGCAGTAAATTTAGGTTCACTTCCCTCAACCAATATTTTATCGGGACGAGGAATGGTGGGTAATCAAGACCCGTTTGATTATTACAGATTTACCGTCAACTCAACCGCTCCTGTTACTATTAATCTTTCCACTTTCTTGGGAGATCGACAAAACTCTTCTTTAGAACTTTACAGTAGCAATGATTTCTATTTTCCTATTGGCCGTTCTTACAATTCGCCCTTCGGAGCAAGTGATACCGAGAGCATCAGCCTCACTTTAACGCCTGGAACTTACTATGCAGCAATCATTGGCCAAGCTGCTTGGGATGTGAGCGATCCTATGAGCTATTCCTTAAATGTAATTAGTCCGCTTTCGCCGCCACCGCCACCGCCGCCGCCGCCGCCACCACCGAATCAAACGTTATACGGTACATCCGGGAATAATCTCATAGTTGGCGGTGCAGGTAATGATACGATTTGGGGACGACAAGGAAACGATACCCTACAAGGATTAGGGGGAAATGATTGGCTTTATGGAGAGGAAGGAGGAGACTCTCTGGACGGTGGAGAAGGCGATGACAGGCTGTTCAGTTCAAATGATACTCAGGGCTCTAGCGGGGATGTATTTGTTGATATTTTACATGGGGGATCTGGTAACGACAGTTTGAGGGGAGACTATGGTAATGATGAGCTTTATGGCGGAGATGGTAATGATCAAATTTTAGGTGGTTTTGGCCACGACAATCTCCAAGGAGGGTTAGGTAGTGACTGGCTTTCAGGAGACGAGGGAGATGACAAAGTTTTTGGTTCCCAAGGAATAGATTTTCTTTACGGAGGACTCGGAAACGACTTGATCGATGGCGGTTCTGATAATGATGATTTGTGGGGAGACTACGGTAATGATGAGCTTTTTGGTGGAGATGGTAATGATGAGCTTTTTGGTGGTCTTGATGAGGACAATATTGAAGGAGAGTTAGGTAATGACCGGCTTTTAGGAGACGAGGGAGATGACAAACTTTTCGGTTCCCAGGGAGTAGATTCCCTTTACGGAGGACTCGGAAACGATTGGATCAATGGCGGTGCTGATAATGATCAATTGTTTGGTGATATTATGCCTGCTAATTTAGCTATACCGAGTAATGACACGCTGGTAGGTGAAGCAGGAAACGATTATATAGATGGCCATCAAGATAACGATTCTTTAAGTGGAGGAACAGAAAACGATACCTTGCTTGGGGGTTTAGGAAATGATTCACTTTTAGGAGATGGGGGTTATGATTCGTTAGATGGAGGGGATGGCAATGATCTATTAAGGGGTGGCACAGAAGATGATGTTTTATTAGGAAGCGGGGGAAATGATACCCTCTTTGGTGAAACTGGTCACGATAATTTAGATGGAGGAGAGGGGGATGATGTTATTGAGGGAGGAGATGGCACTGATATTTTAAAAGGTCGAACGGGAAATGACACTCTCAATGGAGGTGAAAGCCAAGATGAACTTATAGGCGCACGAGGTAATGATTCCCTTTATGGAGGTGCTAGCAATGACAGACTTTATGGTGATGATGGCAATGATACTCTTGTTGGTTTTGGGGCACAAGTAAGTGGAAGCCAGTTTGATCAATTGACTGGAGGGTTTGGAGAAGATTTATTTGTTCTGGGTATTTCTTCAACTTTTGCCGGAACTGCTTTTACAGATGGAGTGGCTTCTATTTTAGACTTTAACCGTACTGAAGGTGATAAAATTCAGGTTTACGGTAAGGCTTCCGACTATACTCTTTCTCCGTTTTTTGCTGGCACATCAATCGCTTATCAAGGAGATGTAATTGGAATTGTTAATACTTCCATTACAACTTCTGATTTAAAGTTTGTTGCTCCTATCATTGTTAGCATTCCTACCACACCTATTTTTCCCTTTGGTGGGTCATTTGGCTTATAG
- a CDS encoding CHAT domain-containing protein, translating to MPSKITSKQITILTLLSAGYILMAGRKTHAQTPINPPNYQKTNISIQNLPPQQAEQLLQQGLKHYQQSQFQAAIQSWQKALELYQNLNNHDGKGVILGNLGIAYKALGNYLLAIDYLKQALEIHRNLQNPQKQIILLNNLGNTYSALGEYEQAIQNYQQSLKIAETTNDTLSQGIALGHLGIISANLGDNQQAISYYEKSLQIAQNNNDKEGEAHTFNNLGSAYHALGNQTQALTYYQKSLEIAQLINNRPIQAAALSNLGIFYDQLGEYQKAIQYHENSLQITRLINSPQQQAQALNNLAHAFFKTGKLDEAEKQLRLAIQLLDSLRTNLNDSYHISIFDTQALTYNLLQQVLIAQNRPDSALEISEHGRSRAFVSLLSKQLSSVQNSNLPTPPNITEIQQIARTHNATLIEYSIIPEDGFLRQGKLRGEAGELFIWVVQPTGQIHFRRQNLKSFNLSIKELIPSSRISLGVRSRGETETLAFAAGDLVKLKDDAPDWEPWQVVKIDQTSKQIHLTQSSFPEGVTISRPITDVATKVESRNSTNFHFQKLHEILIEPISDLLPKNPQERVIFIPHEELFLVPFAALQNQQGKYLIENHTILTVPAIQILDLTLKQKQQLPPPNSNPQALIIGNPKMPLATPGQLALQKNEPVQPLAALPNAEIEAKEIAKIFKTNALTGPIPTKKLVIEKMQQSQIIHLATHGLLDDTQGLESAIALAPDFNDNGYLTASEILNLKLKAELVVLSACNTGRGKITGDGVIGLSRALISAGSPSVIVSLWAVPDSPTAFLMTEFYRNLQQTGDKALSLRNAMLKTSEKHPNPRDWAAFILIGQP from the coding sequence ATGCCCTCAAAAATAACATCCAAACAAATTACCATCCTCACCCTATTATCTGCCGGCTATATCCTCATGGCCGGCAGAAAAACTCATGCCCAAACCCCCATTAATCCCCCCAACTATCAAAAAACAAACATTTCCATACAAAATCTACCCCCACAGCAAGCCGAACAACTTTTACAACAAGGATTAAAACACTATCAACAAAGCCAATTTCAAGCCGCCATTCAATCTTGGCAAAAAGCCCTAGAACTTTATCAAAACCTTAACAACCACGACGGAAAAGGCGTAATATTAGGAAACTTAGGAATCGCCTACAAAGCCTTGGGAAACTATCTCTTAGCCATAGATTACTTAAAGCAAGCCTTAGAAATTCACCGTAACCTCCAAAACCCCCAAAAACAAATCATCCTCTTAAACAACTTAGGAAACACCTATAGCGCATTAGGAGAATATGAGCAAGCCATCCAAAACTATCAGCAAAGCCTTAAAATTGCCGAAACCACCAACGACACCCTTAGCCAAGGAATTGCATTAGGACATTTAGGAATTATATCAGCCAATTTAGGCGATAATCAACAAGCAATTTCTTATTACGAAAAAAGCTTACAAATCGCTCAAAATAACAACGACAAAGAAGGAGAAGCCCATACCTTTAATAACTTAGGTTCAGCATACCACGCCCTAGGAAACCAAACCCAAGCCCTCACCTACTATCAAAAAAGTTTAGAAATCGCCCAATTAATTAACAATCGCCCCATACAAGCCGCAGCCCTCAGCAACTTAGGCATTTTTTATGACCAATTAGGCGAATATCAAAAAGCAATTCAATATCACGAAAATAGCTTACAAATTACCCGCTTAATTAACTCACCCCAACAACAAGCCCAAGCCCTCAATAACCTCGCCCACGCTTTTTTTAAAACAGGAAAACTAGACGAAGCCGAAAAACAATTACGCCTAGCCATTCAACTTTTAGATTCTCTGCGAACCAACCTTAATGATAGCTATCATATCTCAATTTTTGATACTCAAGCCCTCACCTATAACTTATTACAACAAGTCTTAATTGCTCAAAACCGGCCCGATAGCGCCTTAGAAATCTCCGAACATGGAAGAAGCCGCGCTTTTGTTAGCTTATTATCAAAACAACTTTCTTCAGTCCAAAATTCAAACCTCCCAACACCCCCCAACATAACCGAAATACAGCAAATAGCCCGTACACACAACGCCACCTTAATTGAATATTCAATAATTCCAGAAGACGGCTTTTTAAGGCAAGGAAAACTACGAGGAGAAGCCGGAGAATTATTTATCTGGGTAGTGCAACCCACCGGCCAAATTCACTTTCGCCGCCAAAACTTAAAATCCTTCAATCTTTCCATAAAAGAACTCATACCAAGCAGCCGTATTTCTTTAGGAGTTCGTAGTCGCGGCGAAACAGAAACTCTCGCGTTTGCTGCCGGTGATTTAGTTAAATTAAAAGACGATGCACCCGACTGGGAGCCCTGGCAAGTTGTCAAAATTGATCAAACCTCAAAACAAATTCACCTCACACAATCTTCCTTTCCCGAAGGAGTCACAATTTCCCGCCCCATCACCGATGTTGCTACCAAAGTAGAATCACGCAATAGCACTAATTTTCATTTTCAAAAACTCCATGAAATACTTATCGAACCAATCAGCGATTTACTGCCAAAAAATCCCCAAGAACGGGTAATATTTATCCCCCACGAAGAGTTATTTCTAGTACCCTTTGCCGCCTTGCAAAATCAGCAAGGCAAATATTTAATTGAAAATCATACCATCTTAACAGTGCCGGCAATTCAAATCCTAGATTTAACCTTAAAGCAAAAACAGCAACTCCCCCCGCCAAATTCTAACCCCCAAGCACTTATTATTGGTAATCCTAAAATGCCCCTGGCAACCCCAGGGCAATTAGCCCTACAAAAAAACGAGCCGGTACAACCTTTAGCAGCCCTTCCCAATGCCGAAATAGAAGCAAAAGAAATCGCCAAAATTTTTAAAACAAACGCTTTAACCGGCCCAATTCCCACCAAAAAACTCGTCATCGAAAAAATGCAGCAAAGCCAAATTATCCACTTAGCAACACATGGCTTACTTGATGATACCCAAGGATTAGAAAGTGCTATCGCCTTAGCGCCCGATTTTAATGATAACGGATACCTCACAGCAAGCGAAATTCTCAACCTAAAATTAAAAGCAGAATTAGTTGTTTTGAGCGCTTGTAATACAGGGCGTGGTAAAATTACCGGCGATGGTGTAATAGGATTATCTCGTGCTTTAATCAGCGCCGGATCACCAAGTGTAATCGTTTCTTTATGGGCAGTACCCGATTCACCCACAGCCTTTTTAATGACAGAATTTTACCGAAATTTACAACAAACCGGCGACAAAGCTTTATCATTAAGAAACGCCATGTTAAAAACAAGCGAAAAACATCCTAACCCCAGAGATTGGGCAGCTTTTATATTAATTGGTCAGCCTTAA
- a CDS encoding filamentous hemagglutinin N-terminal domain-containing protein: MNTAIKSLHSLLAISLLIGFDLSKPAFSQTNSQPNILPAGDGTGTLVTPNGNRFDIHGGQISGNGANLFHSFTRFGLTQGQIANFQSNPQIQNILGRINGGEASYINGLIQVTGSNANLFLMNPSGIIFGRDAALNVPASFTATAADKIGFGANWFNATGANNYQLLVGAPTAFNFSNPTPAHLVNSGDLRVNRGQNLTLIGGTVINTGTLISEGGNIVLQAVPGEGVVRLSQTGMVLNLEVPNPENSGQHLALPVTELPALLTGNGENHANNLTVNPDGTVQLSNSTVPIVPKAGTVITSGTIDAANLRAGGTGGNVQILGDRLAVIDANIDVSGAGGGGRVFIGGDYKGQGTIPNASRTYVSQGSNILADALLSGDGGRVIVWADEIAGFSGNISARGGSNIGNGGFVEISGKQSLIFDGSVNLNADNGRLGTLLLDPQNIRIVESAVDNDNSLINNGSIFAYESFSINPFVITRSYLESLTGNIVLEATNDITIEDLPGNQLNLQTALGQTVTFKANADGDFRGNFSMNAGDSINTRGGNVIISGGSINTGNINTTGLLGGGNVTISGSFITTGDINTNSSGAAGDITLIGRENVNTGNLNSSAFSLPLGLFTLPGSGGNITVKVGEFGTSSIRIGQINASVEGTGTGGNINLEGPTITPGNIRTSSKGNITVKGQLDIRGDVSITTGENNSGDITLNGYDDNVTFFDNSLEGMIPLGLDSRNSLTIMGNNVTFGIASTLILGQLNVQAKTNVNIDNTKIIARDVTLEAEQDLNLSNSLINTTGNLQLIGQNQVQISDTLDRPLITTVGENLLIQGKNNINIQALEHPLSIFETGGNLSLVSDGTITANGRFVTGGNFLALNLLGNPGNLSMTSISSDGIISSAGDVTFGNYEGHSLKVEAMGNITGGDITIDRPNTSIQTGTDPDIPILTSRPALILRAGVSQLQNTPNIPSLPIGGATFTATETASSGSIKVGNINTIALEPNPITNLRIGGPVILSAKGNINTSHIRMFADYNNDRYNPGFVNLSSINGNITVSSINTSGRQGGDVTIKTPGLFRANDGFIYSEFTSIRMSPDTIRGDFVKGNLFTSILTTGTSWGGGQIRIEHGGRTFIVGPIIESNGEMIISNNRILETNISSDSSFTVGAITANDNNGGFINSFRNIPLTTNDAVGNNKIQITFTTPLTPVPPQPPSVDPPITIEPNPETPPIKPDPNIEPNPETPPIKPDPNIEPNPETPPI, translated from the coding sequence ATGAATACTGCCATTAAATCCTTGCATTCACTATTGGCAATTTCTTTGTTAATAGGTTTTGATTTATCTAAACCGGCATTCTCTCAAACAAATTCTCAGCCCAATATTTTACCCGCAGGCGATGGCACCGGCACCCTGGTTACTCCAAATGGCAACCGTTTTGACATTCATGGCGGCCAAATTTCAGGAAATGGCGCAAATTTGTTTCATAGTTTTACAAGATTTGGCTTAACTCAAGGGCAAATTGCCAACTTTCAATCTAACCCGCAGATTCAAAATATTTTAGGCAGAATAAATGGCGGTGAAGCTTCGTATATTAACGGCTTAATTCAAGTTACAGGAAGTAATGCAAATTTATTTTTAATGAATCCATCGGGGATAATTTTTGGCAGAGATGCTGCCTTAAATGTACCGGCATCTTTTACGGCTACCGCTGCTGATAAAATTGGCTTTGGTGCAAATTGGTTTAACGCAACTGGGGCAAATAATTATCAGCTTTTAGTAGGTGCTCCGACGGCTTTTAATTTTTCCAACCCAACACCGGCACACCTAGTTAATTCTGGGGATCTTCGGGTTAATAGGGGTCAAAATTTAACCTTAATAGGCGGAACAGTTATCAACACCGGCACGCTTATTTCTGAAGGCGGAAATATTGTTTTACAAGCAGTTCCCGGTGAGGGTGTCGTGCGTCTTAGTCAAACCGGCATGGTGTTAAACCTTGAAGTACCTAATCCTGAAAACAGCGGTCAACATTTAGCTTTACCTGTAACAGAATTGCCAGCTTTACTGACAGGTAATGGAGAAAATCATGCCAATAATTTAACAGTTAACCCTGATGGGACAGTACAGTTAAGCAATTCCACAGTGCCGATAGTTCCGAAAGCCGGTACAGTCATAACTTCGGGAACAATTGATGCTGCTAATTTAAGGGCCGGTGGAACTGGCGGAAATGTCCAAATATTAGGGGATAGATTAGCAGTAATTGATGCAAATATTGATGTTTCTGGGGCCGGTGGTGGTGGTAGAGTTTTTATCGGTGGTGATTATAAAGGACAGGGAACTATCCCTAATGCTTCGCGTACTTATGTAAGTCAAGGTTCAAATATTTTGGCTGATGCTTTGTTGAGCGGTGATGGTGGGAGAGTGATAGTTTGGGCTGATGAAATCGCCGGCTTTTCTGGTAATATTAGCGCTCGTGGTGGGAGTAATATCGGCAATGGTGGTTTTGTTGAAATATCGGGTAAACAAAGCTTAATTTTTGATGGTTCTGTTAACTTAAATGCTGATAATGGCCGGTTGGGAACATTGCTACTAGATCCACAAAATATCAGAATTGTTGAGAGTGCAGTAGATAATGACAACAGTCTAATAAATAACGGCTCAATTTTTGCCTATGAGTCTTTCTCCATAAACCCTTTTGTAATTACTAGAAGTTACTTAGAAAGTTTAACAGGTAATATTGTTCTGGAAGCAACTAATGATATTACTATTGAAGATTTACCCGGCAATCAATTAAATTTACAAACAGCTTTGGGACAAACTGTGACATTTAAGGCCAATGCTGATGGAGATTTCAGGGGTAATTTTTCTATGAATGCCGGTGATAGCATCAACACTCGCGGGGGAAATGTCATTATTTCAGGTGGATCTATTAACACTGGTAATATCAATACAACAGGTCTTCTAGGAGGTGGAAATGTAACTATTTCTGGAAGTTTTATTACAACCGGCGATATAAATACCAATTCTTCCGGCGCTGCTGGAGATATAACTTTGATAGGGAGAGAAAACGTTAATACAGGAAATTTAAACTCTTCGGCTTTTAGCTTACCCCTTGGTCTTTTTACCCTCCCTGGCTCAGGTGGAAACATTACCGTAAAAGTAGGAGAATTTGGTACCTCTAGTATTAGAATAGGACAAATCAATGCTTCCGTTGAAGGAACAGGTACAGGAGGTAATATTAATCTGGAAGGACCGACAATTACTCCTGGAAATATTCGCACTTCATCAAAAGGTAATATTACAGTAAAAGGGCAATTAGATATTAGAGGCGATGTTTCTATCACAACTGGTGAAAACAACAGTGGAGATATCACGTTAAATGGCTATGATGATAATGTCACCTTTTTTGATAATAGTTTAGAGGGTATGATTCCCCTCGGCTTAGATTCCCGTAATAGCCTGACTATAATGGGAAATAACGTTACTTTTGGAATTGCATCAACACTCATTCTCGGTCAGTTGAATGTCCAAGCCAAAACAAACGTTAATATTGATAACACTAAAATAATTGCACGAGATGTTACTTTAGAGGCAGAACAAGACTTAAATCTGAGTAACAGTCTAATTAATACAACAGGTAATTTGCAATTAATAGGGCAAAATCAAGTACAAATCTCGGACACTCTCGACAGACCCCTTATTACGACCGTAGGCGAAAACCTGCTGATTCAAGGAAAGAATAATATCAATATTCAAGCACTTGAGCACCCTTTGTCTATTTTTGAAACCGGCGGGAATCTTTCCCTAGTAAGTGATGGAACCATTACCGCCAATGGTCGCTTTGTCACCGGAGGCAATTTTTTGGCTCTAAACTTATTAGGAAACCCTGGGAACTTAAGCATGACTTCTATTAGTTCTGATGGCATTATCAGTTCGGCTGGTGATGTTACATTTGGAAATTATGAAGGTCATTCTCTAAAAGTAGAAGCGATGGGAAACATCACAGGCGGAGATATTACAATTGATCGGCCAAATACTTCTATTCAAACTGGAACAGATCCAGATATTCCAATTTTAACTAGCAGACCGGCTTTAATTTTGCGGGCCGGTGTCAGCCAATTACAAAATACTCCCAATATCCCCTCTCTTCCCATTGGAGGAGCAACTTTCACTGCTACTGAAACAGCATCATCAGGAAGCATTAAAGTTGGAAATATTAATACCATTGCACTTGAACCAAACCCTATTACAAATCTCAGAATAGGTGGCCCAGTAATTTTGTCAGCAAAGGGTAATATTAACACTAGCCATATTAGAATGTTTGCTGATTATAACAACGATAGATATAACCCAGGTTTTGTAAATTTATCATCTATAAACGGTAACATTACTGTCAGTTCTATAAACACAAGTGGTCGGCAAGGGGGTGATGTGACTATCAAAACGCCTGGTTTATTTCGCGCCAATGATGGCTTTATTTACTCAGAGTTTACAAGTATTCGTATGAGTCCAGATACCATTAGGGGTGATTTCGTTAAAGGAAATTTATTCACAAGTATATTGACAACCGGAACAAGTTGGGGTGGTGGCCAAATTCGCATTGAACATGGTGGGAGAACTTTTATAGTTGGGCCTATTATTGAATCTAATGGAGAGATGATAATATCTAACAATCGGATTTTGGAGACAAATATCTCTTCAGATTCTAGCTTCACTGTCGGTGCGATTACTGCCAATGACAATAATGGTGGCTTCATTAATTCTTTTCGAAATATTCCCCTCACAACAAATGATGCAGTTGGAAATAATAAAATCCAGATAACTTTTACCACACCACTCACTCCGGTACCCCCTCAACCTCCGTCTGTAGATCCGCCAATAACCATCGAACCTAACCCAGAAACTCCACCTATAAAGCCCGACCCAAACATCGAACCTAACCCAGAAACTCCACCTATAAAGCCCGACCCAAACATCGAACCTAACCCAGAAACTCCACCTATAA
- a CDS encoding DUF928 domain-containing protein has product MILNKQRSLLLMFAFFLMGVFPGLTLAKGGGFEPPSDGAPGRREDAGSRPFCAAPTGSFLALIPATNLGKTVSERPTFWLYVPYASGSVEFVLEDEISKKVVTKTTFDVKNGPGIISYQPPEKSPVLEVGKKYRWRFFFFCNPASQADVLSVNGVIIRESLNAELNNQLTEASAREKVSLYGDNGYWYEMLTEVIKLRQLEPNNAEIHSIWSNFLQHPLVRLERVISAPVVDCCLPEGS; this is encoded by the coding sequence ATGATTTTAAACAAGCAGCGATCTTTGTTATTAATGTTTGCGTTTTTTTTAATGGGGGTATTCCCTGGTTTGACTTTGGCAAAGGGTGGCGGTTTTGAACCTCCTAGCGATGGTGCCCCTGGAAGGCGAGAAGATGCCGGTAGCCGTCCTTTTTGTGCTGCACCCACCGGCTCTTTTTTAGCTTTAATCCCCGCTACAAATTTAGGCAAAACTGTTTCAGAACGTCCGACATTTTGGCTTTATGTTCCCTACGCATCCGGTTCTGTTGAGTTTGTTTTAGAAGATGAAATCAGCAAAAAAGTAGTGACTAAAACTACTTTTGATGTCAAAAACGGCCCCGGAATTATCAGTTATCAGCCACCCGAAAAATCACCTGTTTTAGAGGTTGGTAAAAAATATAGATGGCGTTTCTTTTTCTTTTGTAATCCGGCAAGCCAAGCTGATGTTTTATCAGTTAATGGGGTGATTATTCGGGAATCTTTGAATGCTGAATTAAATAATCAATTGACGGAAGCTTCTGCACGAGAAAAAGTGAGTTTGTACGGAGATAATGGGTATTGGTATGAGATGCTAACTGAAGTAATTAAATTACGACAGTTAGAGCCAAATAACGCGGAAATACATAGCATTTGGTCAAATTTTTTGCAACACCCTTTAGTAAGATTAGAGCGAGTTATTTCTGCGCCTGTGGTTGATTGTTGTCTCCCTGAAGGCAGTTAA